Sequence from the Candidatus Accumulibacter similis genome:
CACTGCAGCGTGATGGCTGAAGCCGGACCTGGCGCACACCGGGCGCCGTCCACGCGGCGGCAGTCGGGCAGCGACCACAGCGCGACGAGCGACTTCGCCTCGTGCAGGCTGCGATGGGCGCCCCGCTTCCATGCTTCAAGCGGCAGTGTCGCGTGCGGGGACACCCGGTGAGCGCACTGCCACATCATCGATACAGCGCAGGCGACGGCTCAACTCCCGGGCGAGATTCATGACGATCAGCGTGAAGGTCGCCAGGTCCGACTCGTACAGGTGGAAGAGGCTGCCGTTGTCGAGTGCCAGTACGCGCACCGGTTCGAGCGCGCGGATGCTGGCCGAGCGGCGCTGCATGTCGATCAGCTCCATTTCTCCGAAGACGTCCCCGACGTGCAGGATTGCGATTCGCTGGCCGAGGGGATCGGCCGTCGTCGGGCACGCCTTGAGCACTTCGACCGTGCCGTTGCAAATGACAAAGAGCGAGTCGCCGTCCTCATCCTCGCGCACGATCACCGCGCCGGCCGCGAACTCCTGCGGTCGCATCAATCGCATGATCGCCTGCATCGCAGCGTCGCTGACGCCGCCGAACAGCGGCTGATCCTGCAGGAATCCGACCGTTTCCATTGCTTTCTCCGTCGCCAAGAGTCGGAAGCGTATTTTGCAGCCACCGACCGCGGAACAGAAGAGTTACGCCGCAGGGGTCGCTTGCACGGGCGCCGCCCGGCCGGCAAGGAAGAGGCCAGCGCGTGCCGGCAGCGGCACGCCACGACGGTCATTTCGGAAGTCAGAGGCCGTCCGGACCCTGTGCCGCGAGGTCGCTGACCAGTGTCACCAGCCGCGGCAGGCTGCGGGTGGCGAGATCGAATCGGTCGAGGATGTCACGCCGTGCCTGCGCGCGCAGGGGCTGCGCCGACCCCGGGTCGCTCAGTACGCCGATGATCGTCGCCGCGAGTGCGGCGGGTGAGAAGAAATCGACCAGCAGTCCGTTGTGCCCGTCCTGCAGCACTTCGCGCACCGGCGCGGTGTCGGAGGCGATCAGCGCACAGCCGCAGGACATTGCCTCGAGCAGGGACCAGGAGAGAACGAAAGGGTAGGTGAGGTACACGTGCGCAGTCGACAGGCGCAGGACATCGATGAAGCGTGGGTACGGGACCCTGCCGAGAAAATGGACACGGCCGCCATCGATGCCGCCACCAACCTCGCGCAGGTAATGCTCGCGGTAGGTGCCGCCGTCGGGCAACGGGCGCCCGTAGCTGACCTCGTCACCGCCGACGATCAGCACCTGCAGTCCGGGTCTGGCAGCGAGGACTGTCGGCAGCGCCCGCATGAAGGTGTGAAAGCCACGATAAGGCTCGAGGTTGCGGGCGACGTAGGTCAACACCTCGTCGCCCGAGCGCAAGGTGCCGCGGCCCTCGGGAAGGACGAATCCTGCCACTTCTCCCGGGCAGGCGAGGTCGCTGCGGATGCCGTCGTGAATCACCTGGATGCTCTGCCGATAAGCGTCCGGGTACTGCTCGCGCTGCCAGTGCGTCGGGCTGACGCCCGCCTCGCACGCTTCGAGGCTGATCAGTTGTGTCGTGTTCCGGGCGCGTACGCGGCAGCGGTCGTCGAAGGAACTGGGGAACTCGGGGTCAAAGCCGACGTCCGAGCCGCTGCCGCGATAGAAGAATTCGAGATAGAGCAACAGGCGTGCGACGGGGAAGACGTCCTTGAGGAAAAGGGCTTCGCCCCAGGCGGGATGGGCACAGATCACGTCCGGGAGAAAGCCCTGGCGGCGCAGTTCGAGTGCCAGCCGCGCGACCGATTGGCCGCGACGGACGGCCGCCTCGCTGCTGCGAAGGTAGTGGTGTGTTTGCGGCGAGGCACCCTGCGGCTGCGGGTAGCCAAGCAGGCGCACACGCGGATGAAAGCCCTGCATGCGCCGGATGTTGGCTTCCTCGCCGATGGCGAGGACCTCGTTCGCCGGTGAATCGGCGAGGGCAGGCGCCAGGTGGCGGTACTGGCCTGGAAAATTCTGGTGGACGAAGAGGATTCGCATTGCTGGTCGCCAATGGGCCTGGGAGTCAAACGTGTGGGGTGCGAATGTTACCGTATTGGCCTGGCGTCAGGCGCTCAACCGCCAAGAGAACATTCGCCGGTGCGTTCGCGGCAATCATCGTCGGGCGGGTGCCCATTCGCGCGCGGCTTCTTCCGCAGCCCCGGCCGCTGTCCGGCGGTCACGACGCAGCAGGTTCCGGGGCCCGGCCGGCGGCCTCCTTGCAGTACAATCGCGGCCGATGAACGATGAATTTTTCATGCGCGAGGCGATCTCGCTCGCTCTGGCTGCCGAGTGTCTGGGCGAGGTGCCGGTCGGCGCGATCGTCGTGCAGGCGGGTAGCATCGTTGGGCGCGGCTTCAATTCGCCGATCGGCGACCATGATCCGACGGCGCATGCGGAGATCGCGGCCTTGCGTGACGCAGCGCGCAACCTGCGCAACTATCGGCTGCCCGGGTGCGCACTGTTCGTCACGCTCGAACCCTGTGCGATGTGTGCAGGTGCGGTTCTGCAGGCACGTCTTGCCCGCCTGGTGTACGGCGCGCGCGATCCGAAGACCGGCGTGCATGGCAGCGTCGTCGACCTGTTTGCCGTCGAGCGGCTGAATCATCACACCGAAGTGGTCGGCGGCGTGCTGGCTGCAGAGTGCGGACAACTGCTGTCGGCCTTCTTTGCCGAACGACGTGGCCGCAGCGCAGTTGCTGGGGAGGGTGGACGTGCGCATCGAGATCTCGATCGCTAGGCAGACGCTGAGTCTCCTCGACGATGCGGGGATGACCGTTCGCAGCTATTCGGTGTCGACTGCGACACGCGGCGTGGGTGAGCGGAAAGGGAGTTTCTGCACGCCGCGCGGCAGGCATCTGATCCGCGCCAAGATCGGTTCGCAGCAGCCACCGAACACGGTGTTCATCGGCCGCCGGCCGAGTGGTGAAGTCTATTCGCCTGAACTCGCCGAACGCTTTCCGCAGCGCGACTGGATCCTGACGCGAATCCTCTGGTTGTCGGGCTGCGAGCCGGGCCACAACCGGCTGGGCGAAGTCGATACGATGCGTCGTTACATCTACATCCACGGCAGTCCCGATGCGGCGCCGATGGGTCGGCCCGGATCGATCGGCTGCATTCGCATGCACAATGCGGACATCATCGAGCTCTTCGACCTCGTGCCCCCTTATACGCCGGTCAACATCTGCGAGGACTGAAAACTCGCGCAAACCTCGCCGATGGGCTTTGCGCCAGCGCCGTAGCTGCGTTCGTGGAGGGTGATCAGGCCGTCGCCCCGTCGCGCCAGCAGCGTCGAGGCACGCGTCCCGTAGTGCTCGGAGCTGACGAAGACGGCCGAGAGGATACGTTCCCACTCGAGCGGAACACCCGTCTCCGGCAAGTGGGAATCCGGAACGACTTCCCGGTCGGCAAGCAGGTCGAAAAACGGTGCAGCTTGCGGCAGAGTCTGCAGTGCCGCGGCAAAGGCGGCTCTGGCGCTTGCCAGCTTCGGCCAGGGCGTGTCGAGCAGGTGATTCGACAGACCGTAGATGCCGGGCTGCAGCCAGCGCATCCCGCCTGGGTCACGGTTGCTGCAGTAACCAAGGTGGTCGGCGTCGCCGACGAAGAGGTTGAAGCCGTTGTACTCGCTGGCCAGGACCGCGACGTCCTCCAGGTAGGCTTCCGGCGTCTCGCGGCCGACGAGGAAGTCGGCCACCAGTGCGCCGCGCGAGCGTGCGCCCGGGCGCTGCCCGGCACCCTCCCGATAGTTGGTCAAGGCGGCAAAACGCTGCTCGCGACTGACCCCGAGCCAGGTGCCGCCCGCTTCCAGATCGCGGCCGGCGAGCACTTGTGGTGCATCCGGCCAGAACGCTGCGGCTGCGGACGGGCGCGTGAAGAACTCGTCACGGTTGGCGGCGACGATCAGCGGGTAGTCCGGGTGCGCCTGCCAAGCGAGCAGGATCAGGCACATCGGCGCCCGTGGTCAGAGGGTCGCCGCCGGCGCCACGACCGGCTCGACGTCGATCGCTGCGCCACCCGGGTTGCCCAGGCGCAGGCCGCCGGCCGCAGCGAAACTCTCCTGGATGATGGCCAGGGCATCATGGCCGCCGGCCGGTGCGGGCGCCGCGTTGGCGACCATGCCGCAGGGCTGCTGCGGACTGCCGGCCGAGTGGATCGTCTGGCCGGCCGTCATCGGGCTGGCACAGTGGGCGCGGTAGAGATGGCGCTTCACCTTGCCAAGGTATTGGGTACGGGCGACGATCTCCTGACCGGGATAGCAGCCCTTGCGGAAACTGACTGCCCCGAGTTGCTCGAGGCCTGCCATTTGCGGGACAAACTCTTCCTTCGTCTGCTCGGTGATCAGTGGCACGCCGGCCTGGATGTCGAGCCACTGCCAGGCTGCCGTTCCGGCCGGACGCGCCTGCCCCTGCAACTGCCGCCACCAATCCGGCGTGGCATCAAGGCTGGCGATGAGCTCGAAGCGACGGTCGTCGAGGCGAACGACCAAGCCGGTTCCAGTGGCAGCGATGGTCAGCGGGGCTGCAGGTACCGGCAGACCGGCCGTGCGCAGCGCGCTTTCGGCCTGCGGACCCGCGACACCGATCACCTGGTGCTCGCCCGAGCGGTCGTTGATGCTCAGCCTGCTGCGCAGGACGAACATCGACAGGCGCTTGTGAATGAACGGCAACAGGTCGCCAGACAACTGCAGGACGTAGTCGGGGCCGCAATGAAGGAGCAGGAAGCTCGCCAGCATCCGGCCCTTGGCCGAGCACCAGGCCGAATGCTGCGCGCTTCCTTCGGCAAGGTGCCTGACATCGCTCGTCAGTTGATTGTGCAGGAAGCTCGCCGCATCGGGCCCGTTCAGTTCGAGCAGGCCGAGATGGCTCAGCGGTGCAACGATCGTCGCGTCGCGTGCGGCGGCCAGTTCGCCCGCGGCGTCGCCAAAGTCAGTGACCTGATCCTGGTCGATTCGTGCACCCGAGGCACGCAGGAATTCCTGCCAGTTCGCGTTCATCGTCTTCTCATCTGGTTGGCCGGCGGTCGATTCGCCGCGGAGCACGGTCGGCAGCGGCTGCCGGCGCGCCATGCATTCGTGGTCCCGCTCGGCGGAGCGAGTTTCGGCTATTATAGGACGACTCGACGCCCGACCTGCCAGCCAATCCACCGCCCGCCCAGCAGCCCGCCGGCTGCCCAGGCCCAATGCGCAAGACATTTCGCCTGCTCCTCGCTCTCGCCTTCCTGACGCTGATTGTGGTCGCAGTTGCCGCAGCCTACGTCGCGCTGGTGCCGATCAGCCTGCCGCGCGAGCAGGTCGAGTTCACGCTCACGCCCGGCAGCAGCCTGCGCGCATCGGCTCACGAGATCGCCGCCAGCGAGGTCGGGGTCGAGCCGTGGGTTCTGATCGCTCTGGCGAGACTGATGGGCGTCGAGGCTTCCATCAAGGCCGGAAGCTATCAGATCAGCCGCGGCACGACGCCCCTCGAACTGCTGCGCAAACTGACGCGCGGCGACTTCACGCAGGCCGAACTGGCTTTCATCGAAGGCTGGACCTTCCGCCAGATGCGCCAGCGAATCGATGCCCATCCGGATCTGCGTCACGAGACGAGCGCTTTGCCGGATGGCGAGATCATGCGCCTGCTCGGTTCTCCGGAAGTCGCTGCCGAAGGAGCCTTCTTTCCCGACACCTATCTCTTTGCCAAGCGCAGCAGCGATCTCGAACTGCTGGCGCGCGCCCACCGTGCGATGCAGCGACACCTGCAGCAGCAATGGCAGGCGAGGGCGGATGGTCTGCCGTTGCGCGACGCGCAACAGGCGCTGATCCTGGCTTCGATCATCGAGAAGGAGACCGGGCGTGATCAGGACCGCTCGCAAGTGGCCGCAGTGTTCATCAACCGCCTGCGGCTCGGGATGCCCTTGCAGACCGATCCCACTGTGATCTACGGCCTTGGTGACGGGTTCGACGGCAACCTGCGCAAGCGCGACCTGCTCGCCGACACGCCATACAACACCTATACGCGTCGCGGCCTGCCACCCACCCCGATTGCCATGCCCGGGCTCGCATCGCTGCAGGCGGCGCTGCACCCGGCGGCAAGCGACGCGCTCTACTTCGTATCTCGCGGCGACGGCAGCAGCCACTTCTCGCGCACGCTGGCGGAACACAATCAGGCGGTGCTGCGTTTCCAGAGAGGTGGCCGACCTTGAACCACGAACAGGCCCGGTGGCGCGGCCGTTTCATCACCTGCGAGGGCATCGACGGCGCTGGCAAGAGCAGCCACATCGCGGGCATTGGCGAGTTTCTGCGCCGACGCGGACTGGCTGTCGTCAGCACCCGGGAACCGGGGGGCACACCGCTCGGTGAGAAGCTGCGTACGTTGCTCCTGAACGAAGCCATGCATCTTGAGACCGAGGCGCTGCTGATGTTCGCTGCCCGCCGCGAGCACATCGCACGTGTCATCGAGCCCGCACTGGCGCGCGGCGACTGGGTGGTCTGCGACCGCTTCAGCGACGCAACCTACGCCTACCAGAGCGGTGGCCGCGGCCTCGACCCGGCAAAGTTCGCGCAACTCGAGAGCTGGGTGCACCCCCTGCTGCAACCCGACCTGAGCCTGCTCTTCGATCTGCCGGCCGCGGTGGCTGCCGGGCGCATTGCTGGCCAGGCGCGCGCGCGCGATCGCTTCGAGCAGGAGCGCCTCGATTTTCACGAGCGGGTCCGACGCGCCTACCTCGAGCGGGCGCGGTCGGCGCCGCAGCGAATCACGGTCATCGACGCCGATCAATCCCCGGAGACAGTTTCCAGACAGCTCCAAGAAGCCGTTGCAAGGCTCTGTTCATGAAGACTATTGAGCTGCACGACACGGTCTGGCAGCAACTCCTGGCGCAGCGCACACGGCTGCCACACGCGCTCCTGCTGTGTGGCCAGCAGGGGATCGGGAAGTTCGACCTAGCGCTCGCCTTTGCCGCTTCCCTGCTTTGCGAGATGCCCCGGGATGCGGGCGAGGCTTGCGGTCAGTGCATCGCCTGTGGCTGGCTGAGGCAAGGGAACCACCCCGACCTGCGCCTGCTGCAACCGCAGTCTCTCGCCTCCACGGCCGGTGATGCCGGCGATGGAGACGACCCGGCAGGAACGAAAAAGCCGAGCCAGCAGGTCACCATCGACCAGGTACGGGCACTCGACGACTTCCTGCGCGTCGGCACCCACCGTCACGGCGCGCGCGTCGTCCTCCTCAACCCGGCCGAGGCGATGAATCGCGCAACGGCGAACGCTCTTCTCAAGTCACTTGAAGAGCCAATCGTAGGTACATTGTTCCTATTGGTTTCAAGTGATCCACATCGCTTGCTGCCGACGATTCGGAGTCGCTGCCAGACGGTCAGCGTGCCGCTGCCGCCGCGAGCAATCGCCACCACCTGGCTGCACGACGCGGGCGTCGCCGAGCCTGACGACTGGTTGGCCCTGGCTGCTGGTGCGCCGCTTCTGGCGCTCGCCCTGAGCAGCAGTGGCGAGCGGACCTTGCTCGAAGCGCTCCTGGCCGAGGTGAGCGGTGGCGGTGGCGTTGATCCGCTTGCATCCGCAGCCGCTCTCGAGCGGGTCGTCAAGGCCGAGAAGCGGCCGGCACCTCTGAAGAGACTGCTCGAGTGGGCACAGAAGTGGCTGTTCGACCTGCATCTGGCGGCGGAGGCTCTCCCACCGCGCTACTTCCTTCGCCAGGCGTTGCTGCTGCGGGAACTCGCGAAAGGGACCGACAGCCGCAGGATCTTGGCATTCAGCCGAATGGCGCTACAATACAAGGCCCAGTGTGAGCAGCCCTTGAACAGCCGTTTGTTTCTGGAGGACTTCTTCCTCGGCTACGCGCGGGTTTTCCGGAGCACCTGAGGGCAGGGGAGGTGCGCGGCGGCAGGGCGTGCACACTGCCCCGGCTACCGGTTGTCGCTGGTACGGCGGCGTGACTTCCCATTTTGGGTGATGAACGAGTGAGGTATCAGCGAGTGAGCAACGGCCTTCGCTCAATTGGGCGATCGATCGGTTCCGATTGAAGATGGCAGAGACAGACATCGGCAAGCCAGCGCCGGCGGCGCCACCGCGCCCGAGCGTGCTGTCGCTGAACATAAACTCGAAATCGGCCCTTTATGCTGCGTACATGCCACTGCTGCGCCACGGCGGAATCTTGATTCCGACCACCCGCAACTACTCGATCGGCGACGATGTCTTCATGCTGTTGTCGCTGATGGATGATCCCGCCAAGCTGCCGATAGCCGGTACGGTGGTTTGGATCACTCCGGCAGGTGCCCAGAACAGCAAGGCGCAGGGAATCGGCGTGCAGTTCAAGAATGACGAGAGCGGCGCCGAAGCGCGCCGGCGCATCGAGAGTCTGCTCGGTGGCGTCATGCAATCCGGCCGTCCAACGCATACCATCTGATGGCGGCCTGATGCTGGTTGACTCGCATTGCCATCTCGATTTTCCGCAGCTTGCCGACGGTATCGGGCAGATCATCGCCCTGATGCGGACCAATGACGTCGGCTGCGCGCTGTGTATCGGAGTCACCCTGGAAGGCCTGCCCGGGGTTCTGCAACTCGCCGAAACCTGGCCGATGCTGCTGGCAACGGTCGGCGTGCATCCGGAGGAAACGGGGGTTCGCGAGCCAACGGTCGAGGACCTGGTGGACCTCGCCGCACACCCGCGAGTGGTGGCGATCGGCGAGACCGGACTCGACTATTACTGGCACAAGGATTCTCCGGAGTGGCAGCGTGAGCGTTTTCGTACGCACATCCGGGCTGCCCGTGCAACGCGCAGGCCACTGGTGATCCACAGCCGCGAGGCGGCCGCCGACACGCTGCGGCTGATGGTGGAGGAGGGTGCCGCGGAAGTTGGCGGAGTCATGCACTGTTTCACCGAAAGCTGGCCGGTTGCCAAGTCGGCACTCGACCTCGGCTTCCATATTTCGCTCTCCGGCATCGTCACGTTCAAGAAGGCGCTGACGGTCAGGGAGGTCGCCGGGCGCGTGCCGCTGGATCGTTTGCTGATCGAGACCGACTCACCCTATCTGGCGCCGGTACCTTACCGTGGCAGGATCAATCAGCCTGCCTACGTCCGCCATGTCGC
This genomic interval carries:
- a CDS encoding glycosyltransferase, coding for MRILFVHQNFPGQYRHLAPALADSPANEVLAIGEEANIRRMQGFHPRVRLLGYPQPQGASPQTHHYLRSSEAAVRRGQSVARLALELRRQGFLPDVICAHPAWGEALFLKDVFPVARLLLYLEFFYRGSGSDVGFDPEFPSSFDDRCRVRARNTTQLISLEACEAGVSPTHWQREQYPDAYRQSIQVIHDGIRSDLACPGEVAGFVLPEGRGTLRSGDEVLTYVARNLEPYRGFHTFMRALPTVLAARPGLQVLIVGGDEVSYGRPLPDGGTYREHYLREVGGGIDGGRVHFLGRVPYPRFIDVLRLSTAHVYLTYPFVLSWSLLEAMSCGCALIASDTAPVREVLQDGHNGLLVDFFSPAALAATIIGVLSDPGSAQPLRAQARRDILDRFDLATRSLPRLVTLVSDLAAQGPDGL
- a CDS encoding L,D-transpeptidase, which codes for MRIEISIARQTLSLLDDAGMTVRSYSVSTATRGVGERKGSFCTPRGRHLIRAKIGSQQPPNTVFIGRRPSGEVYSPELAERFPQRDWILTRILWLSGCEPGHNRLGEVDTMRRYIYIHGSPDAAPMGRPGSIGCIRMHNADIIELFDLVPPYTPVNICED
- a CDS encoding dTMP kinase — protein: MNHEQARWRGRFITCEGIDGAGKSSHIAGIGEFLRRRGLAVVSTREPGGTPLGEKLRTLLLNEAMHLETEALLMFAARREHIARVIEPALARGDWVVCDRFSDATYAYQSGGRGLDPAKFAQLESWVHPLLQPDLSLLFDLPAAVAAGRIAGQARARDRFEQERLDFHERVRRAYLERARSAPQRITVIDADQSPETVSRQLQEAVARLCS
- the holB gene encoding DNA polymerase III subunit delta', which codes for MKTIELHDTVWQQLLAQRTRLPHALLLCGQQGIGKFDLALAFAASLLCEMPRDAGEACGQCIACGWLRQGNHPDLRLLQPQSLASTAGDAGDGDDPAGTKKPSQQVTIDQVRALDDFLRVGTHRHGARVVLLNPAEAMNRATANALLKSLEEPIVGTLFLLVSSDPHRLLPTIRSRCQTVSVPLPPRAIATTWLHDAGVAEPDDWLALAAGAPLLALALSSSGERTLLEALLAEVSGGGGVDPLASAAALERVVKAEKRPAPLKRLLEWAQKWLFDLHLAAEALPPRYFLRQALLLRELAKGTDSRRILAFSRMALQYKAQCEQPLNSRLFLEDFFLGYARVFRST
- a CDS encoding TatD family hydrolase; its protein translation is MLVDSHCHLDFPQLADGIGQIIALMRTNDVGCALCIGVTLEGLPGVLQLAETWPMLLATVGVHPEETGVREPTVEDLVDLAAHPRVVAIGETGLDYYWHKDSPEWQRERFRTHIRAARATRRPLVIHSREAAADTLRLMVEEGAAEVGGVMHCFTESWPVAKSALDLGFHISLSGIVTFKKALTVREVAGRVPLDRLLIETDSPYLAPVPYRGRINQPAYVRHVAEEVARLRGLSYQQVADATTANFFNLFPEARTKVAQ
- a CDS encoding cyclic nucleotide-binding domain-containing protein; this encodes METVGFLQDQPLFGGVSDAAMQAIMRLMRPQEFAAGAVIVREDEDGDSLFVICNGTVEVLKACPTTADPLGQRIAILHVGDVFGEMELIDMQRRSASIRALEPVRVLALDNGSLFHLYESDLATFTLIVMNLARELSRRLRCIDDVAVRSPGVPARDTAA
- a CDS encoding folate-binding protein YgfZ, whose translation is MNANWQEFLRASGARIDQDQVTDFGDAAGELAAARDATIVAPLSHLGLLELNGPDAASFLHNQLTSDVRHLAEGSAQHSAWCSAKGRMLASFLLLHCGPDYVLQLSGDLLPFIHKRLSMFVLRSRLSINDRSGEHQVIGVAGPQAESALRTAGLPVPAAPLTIAATGTGLVVRLDDRRFELIASLDATPDWWRQLQGQARPAGTAAWQWLDIQAGVPLITEQTKEEFVPQMAGLEQLGAVSFRKGCYPGQEIVARTQYLGKVKRHLYRAHCASPMTAGQTIHSAGSPQQPCGMVANAAPAPAGGHDALAIIQESFAAAGGLRLGNPGGAAIDVEPVVAPAATL
- a CDS encoding PilZ domain-containing protein yields the protein MAETDIGKPAPAAPPRPSVLSLNINSKSALYAAYMPLLRHGGILIPTTRNYSIGDDVFMLLSLMDDPAKLPIAGTVVWITPAGAQNSKAQGIGVQFKNDESGAEARRRIESLLGGVMQSGRPTHTI
- the mltG gene encoding endolytic transglycosylase MltG, encoding MRKTFRLLLALAFLTLIVVAVAAAYVALVPISLPREQVEFTLTPGSSLRASAHEIAASEVGVEPWVLIALARLMGVEASIKAGSYQISRGTTPLELLRKLTRGDFTQAELAFIEGWTFRQMRQRIDAHPDLRHETSALPDGEIMRLLGSPEVAAEGAFFPDTYLFAKRSSDLELLARAHRAMQRHLQQQWQARADGLPLRDAQQALILASIIEKETGRDQDRSQVAAVFINRLRLGMPLQTDPTVIYGLGDGFDGNLRKRDLLADTPYNTYTRRGLPPTPIAMPGLASLQAALHPAASDALYFVSRGDGSSHFSRTLAEHNQAVLRFQRGGRP
- a CDS encoding NRDE family protein — encoded protein: MCLILLAWQAHPDYPLIVAANRDEFFTRPSAAAAFWPDAPQVLAGRDLEAGGTWLGVSREQRFAALTNYREGAGQRPGARSRGALVADFLVGRETPEAYLEDVAVLASEYNGFNLFVGDADHLGYCSNRDPGGMRWLQPGIYGLSNHLLDTPWPKLASARAAFAAALQTLPQAAPFFDLLADREVVPDSHLPETGVPLEWERILSAVFVSSEHYGTRASTLLARRGDGLITLHERSYGAGAKPIGEVCASFQSSQMLTGV
- the tadA gene encoding tRNA adenosine(34) deaminase TadA — protein: MNDEFFMREAISLALAAECLGEVPVGAIVVQAGSIVGRGFNSPIGDHDPTAHAEIAALRDAARNLRNYRLPGCALFVTLEPCAMCAGAVLQARLARLVYGARDPKTGVHGSVVDLFAVERLNHHTEVVGGVLAAECGQLLSAFFAERRGRSAVAGEGGRAHRDLDR